From one Culex quinquefasciatus strain JHB chromosome 3, VPISU_Cqui_1.0_pri_paternal, whole genome shotgun sequence genomic stretch:
- the LOC119770643 gene encoding uncharacterized protein LOC119770643 — MATLEKADSGMIASAEPAPRPARKKMLASGKKSSAAAGCADRPLTSPGQGHQRKMLSSGRKSSKFIPSEAWLRRRPLPDLQPPRIEPRRQEKRPGTRRINRT; from the exons ATGGCCACACTCGAGAAGGCGGACAGCGGAATGATTGCATCGGCGGAACCTGCTCCACGGCCAGCGAGAAAGAAGATGTTGGCAAGCGGGAAGAAGTCATCAGCCGCCGCTGGTTGTGCGGATCGACCTTTGACTTCTCCTGGACAG ggCCACCAGAGGAAGATGTTGTCCAGCGGGAGAAAGTCATCAAAGTTCATACCCTCAGAAGCTTG GCTGCGACGCCGTCCTCTTCCAGATCTGCAGCCACCTCGAATTGAACCACGACGACAAGAAAAGCGACCCGGGACAAGGCGCATCAACCGAACTTGA